The genomic DNA atttattttggttgtatttaaaactttaaagaaCGGTTAACCTAACCTTATTATGAAAAATGTTAGTGAAAAATTGACGAGTAGTTTGAATGAGATTGACATATAAAAGTGATACATACAAGTAAATTTGTGCTCAAATGTTTCAGGTTACGGTCTCTCTACAACTACATGTGGATTCCATACGACACGGCCGACATGTTTTTAACACGTGGCAGCGAGCAAAGACAGTGGTACGAGGCGGATGTAAGTTGGAAGATAGATAACGTGATAGCCAAGGAAGGTGCTGAGAGAGTGGAGAGATTGGAACCGAAGAGCCGGTGGTTCGAGCGGATGAGGGAAGCTAAGTTTGCCGGCGTTGGGTTCGGCGAGGAGGTGGCTACGGAGGCTAAAACAATGCTGGAGGAACACGCCACCGGTTGGGGAATGAAGAGAGATGTTGACGAAGATGATGACGTGGAACGTTTTGTGCTGACGTGGAAGGGACATAGTGTTGTGTTTGCTTCAGCTTGGGCACCAATTTAATGGCGTTGCTGATATTATATAGACCTTAATTAAGGATTAGTAGTATTCAGTAACTTAATTAGTAGTGTGTACTTGGTACTATTGTATTAAAAAGTGAAGGGCAATTTAACCCGACCCGTAGACCGTAGTGTCTGAATGGGTTGACTTTCAAACTTTTACTTTTGGGAAATAAAGTAATATGATTGGTCCGTTAGCAAACTCTCCAGCTGGagtatatttgtttttgcacgTGCTACGTTGACTAAACGTTGACTCTCTCAAAACAGAagcttctaaaaaaaaaaaccaaaaggaaaTTAGAATATGCGATCTATTCGGTCTaaattttttcccaaaaatcctctctttgtgtttttttttttccactccTCCAAGTCGCGATTGAAATCGAGAGTTTCATTACTGTTCTTCCAGTTCAAAGCTCAATTCAACTGTTTCGTCgtctctcgtcttcttcttctcaaggttAGTTTTTTGGGCTCTCTGTGAATTTTCCGAATCTGGTAATCTGTAGAAAAGATTTCAAGTTTCACTATTCATGACTGAGAAGTAAACTGTGgagtttataattttctgttgtTGCTGTTTCTCTCGGGAATCGAAAACtgggatttttattttctttattttgtgttgGTAGGTTACTGTTCatattgtgtgttttgttcGAGAGAGATTACACATGAATCATATCAATGAAGTTGAAAAAGTTACTTATTTCGACGATTTACAATCTGGGTTTCGTAATTCAGATCTCAATTcgacaacttttttttgggttgaccTCATTATCTCGTGATTTGACTTATATACGGATCCCAGattcagtaatttttttttttaaattgagttttttttttttttagggaaaTTCGAGGGACCCAAATGCCAACGAGTCAGCATCATGTCGTTAGAACAGACATTTCAGAGTTAAAATCTCAGATCGAGAAGAAGATTGGTCGGTCCAAGACTGAGACTTACCTTAATCTCTTGTCAAAGTTCTTGACTTTAAAGATCAGTAAACCTGATTTCGATAAGCTTATCGTTGCGAcggtgaagaaggagaatgTAAGTCTACACAACGCTTTGCTTAAAGGGATTCTTAGGAATGTTTGTTTGTCAAAGACACCTCCGTTGATAAAGAATggtatagagaagaagaagaagaagcaattgaATGGTTTTCAATCTTTGTGTAAAGACCTTCCTAAATCGCCTCGTAAAGGAAGGACTCAGCGGAGGTTTAAAGATGGTAGTAAAGGGAAGAGTCAGGTCACTGAGGTTGTTTCTTCTAGTGGTAGGCAACAGTGTTGGTCAAtggaagatggtgaagaagttGACCAGTTGATTCGTTGTTGGAGAAGTCAACCTATTGAAGCTCCTCTTGGTGTTAAGTTTAGGGATGTGGTTAAGAAACAACATCGTATAGGGACTTGTTGTTACTCCTCTGGCGAGCTTCCTGACTCTGTTTCTTTAAAGAAGAGCTTAGAGGATGGGTTGGGATTGATGGAGGAAGGGTTAGAGGTTTCGGTTGGGTTTTCTAACTTGTTGAACGCAGGGCTTGATGTTTTCTTGAAGAGATTGATCAAGCCGTGTCTTGAGTTAGCAGCTTCAAGGTCTAGTAGTAGCCAAGGTGATGTATACTCTTCGACTATGGGTTTATCAGCATTTTCTCTAGTTGATTTTCAAGTAGCCATGGAGTTAAACCCGTCACTACTCGGGGAAGATTGGCCTGCCAAGCTCGAGAAGATCCGGTTTGTCAAACCAGATTTGCCTGCAGATTCAGACAGGCTACTAACTCTATAACTAGATAGATGTGATTCTTCCATTACAGATTTTGTGTTTCtgattatgtgtatatatatgtcttggtttttgtgtttatttgtttgtatgcttaggttggatttttttttgaataagataatattttacagccaaaataaattaaaacagcCGTATAAAattgttaatgtttttttagaaaatacacgaagcaaaaacaaacagaaaataccaacaaaaataattcataGTTCATCAAAGatccaacaaaaaagaaaaaagggataatcagttttgttttgttttgtttatgattccCTCTCTTAGTTAAATACGCCACAGTCGCGACGGATGTTACCGTTGCGTCTAGTCTTAACTCCAACGCGGCCGAGTTTGGTCATAGCGGTGACAAACGCCTTGTTGAAGGCAACAGAGTTCTTGGCCCAAGCATTAACGGTGGGCCTTGAGCGGCCATCGGTGAAGAGAACTTGGTCGGAAGTGAAGAGTCCTTTGCCTTGTTTCAGATTCGTGAAGTAAACGTTGTCAAACTTTCTTGGAGTGACTGGGTCCATGTTGATGGCGATTCTTGGGTCAACGTTCTTGGGACAAGACGCTTGAAGTTCTTTAACGTAGGCCTTGTTTATAGTTGGGTCAACGGAGTGAGTACGGTTAAAGTTGTAGATTCTGTTGAACACTTTGCCACAATGGGCGAATCCAAGTGTGTGAGCCGCTgcattgtttaaaattttttatttttagacaAATTAAACCGTACAAAAACCAAACCATTGAGTATCCACTTCAAAATATTACTGAGTGGGTTGTTATTATTACCTGAAAGAGCGATCATGTCCTCTTGGGAAAGTTTGTTTTTCGCAAAAAGCTTGTTAAGTTCTGTAACTTTGTCATTTGGCCCTGGCAAGTTTCCTGTAACGCTAGCTGCAGTCGACACCAAACCATCAAATCTTCCGAGTTCCACTGGGTACGACGGTCCTCCGGCCTAAACAAATCggaaaacatttaaaatacgTATAATCTTTGCTGTATAAAAATAgagataaacaaattattttacataactaTAAAGTTATTATGTGTTCTTTTACCTATAATCTCccacaaatattttatataactgaaagaaaataaaatctataacGTACCGCAACAACAACATCTCGGGTGGCTAAAGCAAGAATATCAGCACACGAGATTTTGTTTCTGCAACTTGGGATTGTGTCAAGAGCTATCTTGGCTTTGATCACAACGTCAAATCCATCACCGGCCAATGACACATTGTCTGGATGATCCTTCTCAGCTTTGTTCTTAGGCGTTGACTGAATCATGACTGACGCATCacatccctatatatatatatatacaaaccaaccaaaataattaagaatcTATCGTACGAAAAGTTTCAAATAC from Camelina sativa cultivar DH55 chromosome 2, Cs, whole genome shotgun sequence includes the following:
- the LOC104744687 gene encoding uncharacterized protein LOC104744687 isoform X1, producing MKLKKLLISTIYNLGFVIQISIRQLFFGEIRGTQMPTSQHHVVRTDISELKSQIEKKIGRSKTETYLNLLSKFLTLKISKPDFDKLIVATVKKENVSLHNALLKGILRNVCLSKTPPLIKNGIEKKKKKQLNGFQSLCKDLPKSPRKGRTQRRFKDGSKGKSQVTEVVSSSGRQQCWSMEDGEEVDQLIRCWRSQPIEAPLGVKFRDVVKKQHRIGTCCYSSGELPDSVSLKKSLEDGLGLMEEGLEVSVGFSNLLNAGLDVFLKRLIKPCLELAASRSSSSQGDVYSSTMGLSAFSLVDFQVAMELNPSLLGEDWPAKLEKIRFVKPDLPADSDRLLTL
- the LOC104744687 gene encoding uncharacterized protein LOC104744687 isoform X2 — protein: MPTSQHHVVRTDISELKSQIEKKIGRSKTETYLNLLSKFLTLKISKPDFDKLIVATVKKENVSLHNALLKGILRNVCLSKTPPLIKNGIEKKKKKQLNGFQSLCKDLPKSPRKGRTQRRFKDGSKGKSQVTEVVSSSGRQQCWSMEDGEEVDQLIRCWRSQPIEAPLGVKFRDVVKKQHRIGTCCYSSGELPDSVSLKKSLEDGLGLMEEGLEVSVGFSNLLNAGLDVFLKRLIKPCLELAASRSSSSQGDVYSSTMGLSAFSLVDFQVAMELNPSLLGEDWPAKLEKIRFVKPDLPADSDRLLTL
- the LOC104744706 gene encoding peroxidase 73-like isoform X2 yields the protein MARFGLVIVVALSLTISMFPDTTTAQLKTNFYGKVCPNVEQIVRTVVQQKVKQTFVTIPATLRLFFHDCFVNGCDASVMIQSTPKNKAEKDHPDNVSLAGDGFDVVIKAKIALDTIPSCRNKISCADILALATRDVVVAAGGPSYPVELGRFDGLVSTAASVTGNLPGPNDKVTELNKLFAKNKLSQEDMIALSAAHTLGFAHCGKVFNRIYNFNRTHSVDPTINKAYVKELQASCPKNVDPRIAINMDPVTPRKFDNVYFTNLKQGKGLFTSDQVLFTDGRSRPTVNAWAKNSVAFNKAFVTAMTKLGRVGVKTRRNGNIRRDCGVFN